The SAR202 cluster bacterium genome contains a region encoding:
- a CDS encoding glycosyltransferase family 2 protein: MPASIEVVIPVLNEEKDLPPSIAKLHGFMEQAFPGRDWRITVMDNGSTDSTPDVATRLSSEFNNVGWVRMEQRGRGRAVKRRWLESKADIVSYMDVDLSTDLNHFPQLVGAIEHDGADIAIGSRLMKGSKVINRPPHREVTARGYSTIFRVTFLTKFHDAQCGFKAISRKAADELLPLVQDTGWFFDTELLIIAEKNRYTIKEVPVKWTDDPDSRVKIIKTAIYDLKGLARLKFGGLKRASRALKAGKGAGATRMAPS; encoded by the coding sequence TGGTTATCCCGGTCCTGAACGAGGAGAAGGACCTGCCTCCAAGCATCGCAAAGCTGCACGGCTTCATGGAGCAGGCTTTTCCGGGCCGCGATTGGCGCATCACGGTCATGGACAACGGGTCGACGGACTCCACGCCTGATGTCGCTACGCGGCTGTCCAGCGAGTTCAACAATGTGGGCTGGGTGCGCATGGAGCAGCGCGGGCGCGGTCGCGCGGTGAAGCGGCGCTGGCTGGAGAGCAAGGCCGACATTGTCAGCTACATGGACGTTGACCTCTCCACCGACCTCAACCATTTCCCTCAGCTTGTTGGGGCGATCGAGCATGACGGCGCGGATATCGCCATTGGCTCGCGCCTGATGAAGGGTTCGAAAGTGATCAACCGGCCTCCTCACCGCGAGGTCACGGCGCGGGGATACAGCACCATCTTCCGGGTGACTTTCCTGACAAAGTTCCACGATGCGCAGTGCGGCTTCAAAGCCATATCCCGTAAAGCGGCGGACGAGCTCCTTCCACTCGTGCAGGACACCGGGTGGTTCTTCGACACGGAGCTTCTGATCATCGCCGAGAAGAACCGGTACACGATCAAAGAAGTCCCTGTGAAATGGACGGACGATCCCGACAGTCGCGTCAAGATCATCAAGACTGCAATCTACGACCTCAAGGGCCTCGCACGACTCAAATTCGGTGGGCTGAAGCGCGCTTCACGCGCCCTGAAGGCTGGCAAGGGCGCCGGCGCCACGCGCATGGCGCCGAGCTAG